ATtaacattttaatttttgggTGCTCTTCTTGAATCTCAAGACtcattttcttcataaaatcattttctgaGCCGAATGCTGTCAGCTTTTCGATAGGTGATTTGTTAGAAAGAAATGGAGATTTACGTATTCCATCAAGCATATCTTGTTGAGCTTTGAGTGGATGAATTTTACTTTGATCATTACTGTTTTTGGTGTTGTCCTCAATGCCCCAGATCAACTCTTTGAAACCAAATCGTTCATATGTTCCAGCAAAGTTCTTACGAGTTAAAAAACATATTTCATGACATCGATTTGCCAATGCTTGTGCTAGCCCGATACAAGCATTAACATGGCCAACACCATccatagaaaagaaaataattttcaatcgaGTCTCTGTAGAAGCCATAATCGAAACACGTATTTAGATTTCTTTTAAGCTATACAATTTTAAACATAGACAAACTTGAtaatttatatgaaaattaatcaatttatttggagtgattgattgtaaaaaattaagattagataaataataataaagtcttgaaaattgatttcatataAAAATCATTGCCAGCCATATATTGTGATTACTTGATATTAACGATTGATTAGTAAATTATCTATTTTATCAATGCACCCTTGAAGGACAATCTTTCAACAAAtagttcaattttttcacaagCTTTTTGCTTAGAATCACTTGAACAAATACGTTCACCCGCTTTTTTGCacttttgaatcatttgctGATCgtttaaaatttgatcaatcattttacATAATTCCCCACGTTTAAATAGATATCCATTAATACGATCACCATATCCTTTCTCTAGGATACGTTGAGCATTGTCATATTGATCAGCAAACAAAGGCATAACAAGCATTGGCTTGCCATGATTAAACGTTTCCGTAACTGTATTATTACCTCCATGCGTTATGACCAGATCGACAATTGGcaaaattttcgtttgtgGTAGATAAGCTTTGCCCCACATATTATTGGctaatttatattttgagTATCCTGGTCccattgaaataataaatttatgtGGCGATTTTGACAATTCGTCCACAATACGTTTCATTAAATCGACATCAATTGATGCCATTGATCCAAGTGAAACGTACACTAATTTATCATCTGGCAAAagttttgattcaaattcttttggTAATTCGAATGATTCGTATGTTTCACGATAAAATGTATCCAATCGAATGTAATGATCTGGTAATTGAGCAATATCCTTATAATCCAATTCCTCTGGATAGCCATAGATATTCATGTATGGTGATATACGAAGAATTTCGTCTTTACTTGTTTCAGGGTATCCAAATTCTCggttgaatttattttgataatatCTTATTCCAGCTGGAAATCCTTTTCGATGTTTTTCACGAAATTCTTCCCATCCAGTACGATCATTCGATGAATAGCCTTTGAATAGAAATCAGTATAAACATGGATTCTTCTATCAATGTTCATCATACCTGAAGATTGTGGCGGAACATCAGGTGAATCATATAGATGTAATGGATTTTCACTGAACAATGATGCCCATGGAATCGTGCCGTAAGCAATACAAGGTGGAACAagaaatcgatcgattatgattaaatctggttgttcttgtttgattgaaGCTTCAATTTGTAGATGAACTGATCTTTGTTCCTCATATCTCGCTCGTAAAAAATCATACGATGAATCATGATTGAATGGAAGGATCTTATCGTAAGATGATTTACTGTTGAGCCagccagttttttttaatcgcTCTAAATTGGCCGCATTAGCTTCAAGTGGATGTGcctcatcttttttttcattctctttgTCGGCAATTatcttttgatgattatcatcgtcaatcaatatgatttgattaaaaccaagttgtttaatttttccggcaaacaatgaatttgttaGGAAATGGATCGAATGTTTTCGTTTGGCCAATGCTTGTGCCAGTCCTACACAGGCATAGATATGACCAACTGCAtccaacgacaaaaaaaatattttcattttttcttctgttgaaccatttttttataaaatataAGTTGCTTGATGTATTTGAtacatttgttttgaaacTTGAaccgatttttttatttgtttggaGTATTTTTATACccaaaaaattgttattggCCAGCTACGTGTTACCAGAAGCatatccacacacacacacacacattcaaatGACAGTTGAGAAATGACCAACCATTTGATTTGTCAATCAATAAACTGATGGCCGAAATCGTAAACATATTtataaacaatttcaaatgattagGTTTGTTTAGATAATTTTGTTGCATTTTTCTGGTACTCACAAATAATTAAATTGGGAATTGATAATTACATTTGTAAACTTGGTCGATTTTTTCTGCATTTAATATTTTTAGTTTTCAgcttaattgattgataggAAATTGCAAATCTATCAATgcatttgtcatttgtttatcaatACAACATATCATATGGAAACCATTGGAAAgttttattaattttgtgTGTATAGGATCAAAGCTCAGTCCATattaatttttgtatttagATTTCATCATCTATGAACGTTTaattaaagttttttcaCTGAAAAATCTGATCTGATTTCTATATTTTATGTCGCTTATTTTGTCGATAactgcaattttttttctcgagtGTAGTTATCATTTAGATGATAATTGCTCaacaatttgttcaattttttcacacGCTTTTTCCTTTGAATTCGAAGCACTCATTCGTTTTGCTGCGGCTAAACATCGTTGTTGCatttctttatcatcaagtaatcgatcaatcatttgaCAAAGCTCTCCTTCTTTGAATAGATAACCATTCATACGATTACCATAACCTTTCTCTAGGATACGTTGAGCATTGTCATATTGATCAGCAAACAAAGGCATAATAAGCATTGGCTTGCCGTGATTAAATGTTTCCGTAACTGTATTATTACCACCATGTGTTATGACCAGATCGACAATTGGcaaaattttcgtttgtgGTAAAAATGCTTCACCCCACATATTCTCTGCCAATTCATAATGTTCATGAGCCGGACCCATTGAGAATATATACTTATGGGGTGATTTCGATAATTCAGTTACCAATCGTTTCATCAGGTCAACATCAATCGAACCCATTGAACCCATTGATACATAGATCAATTTATCACTAGGTTTGATTTTAGCTTTAAATTCGGCTGGTAATTCAAACGATTCGGGTGAATCACGGCAAAATGCATCAAGACGAACAAAATTTTGCGGCAACGTCATCAAATCAGTATAATCCAACTCTTCCGGATATCCATAGATGTTCATATACGGTGATTTGAACATGAATTGATTGGAGCTAACTTCTGGATAGCCAAAATATTTGTTCAGcttattttgttgattacgAATTCCAGTCGGAAATcctttggaaaatttttcacgaAATTCCACCCAATTACTGCGATCATTTGTTGGATAGCCTAATCAATGTTCGctatgaataaatttaagttaaaatttaaattatttcatcTACCTGATGTTATGGGAGGTAAATCTGGATGTTCTAAAATGAATAGCGGATTACCGCTAAATAAAAATGCCCAAGGTGTCTTTCCATATGCAATACAAGGCGGCACTAAAAAGTGATCGACAATGATTAAATCAGGTTTTTCTTGCTCAATCAATTCCACAATTTTTGGATGAACTTCTTTCAATTCttcataaatttttccaaGAAAATGATCTTCTTCGGGGTCGAAAACTTTAAGCTTTTCAAACGATGATTTACCAGACAGCATGCCACTTTCACGCCATTTTTGCAACATTGGAACAAATGCCTTGATTGGATGAGCTTTTTTATcacttttttcatcatttgttgtttccagcattttttgtttgacatCACTTTGTAACACAATTTCTTTGAATCCATGTTTCTCATACGTACCGGCAAACATTGGATTCgatagaaaataaatttgatgtCCACGTTTAGCCAATGCTTGAGCCATTCCTACACAGGCATTGATATGGCCAACACCATCCATTGgcataaagaaaattttcagaatttttttcggttgagatgacatatttttcaatttcattcaatttgaaaccCTTTCACTAttcgagaaaaaacaaatagaaaCAACACTTGTTGATCAAGctagaattttaaattgtcagtttttatttcattccatGAAAACTATACCCATCATAACTGTTAATGTAAAATGCTTTCTAATCATTGATAAAAGCGATTTCTCTGGCAATTGATTTGTCTGATAAGATAGTTATTTCTATTGCCATTATAATTCACTTTGTTATTTGGTGGATATAAACGTGACTATCTCATGTTTTTCAGCCAAATGTCAATTGTTGATCCAGTTATATCCAGTATTTACATTACTCATTAAAATGGTACTTTTTTTCCTCGTTTGTCATTTGAAgtacaatatttttttcaatgtctaTTAccaattgtttcatcattttagtATTTAAAACCACTTGTAGATAAGATAAAGTCGCATCTTTTTATCATGGACACTGAGATCAAAGTTAAATTGTGTAAATCGGTCACTTTCTGGTGCAATTCAAGAATAATTTGTtattaaaacattttttattagTATGAATCGATCTagtgataaaaaatttaatataaACCAGCAAAAcaattatattttattatgtGAGAACATTATAAATGTATAGCGGAAGTATCTGATTGTTATATATTGTTAATTATTAACTAAATATTCATAACAAAATTGACAGAAATCCATTGACATCATAGATTATTTagtttttgataatttttcggCTAATTCCTCAATTCTTTCACAAGCTTTATCTTTGGAATTTGAATTCTTGATTCGTTCACATGCTTTCTCACATCTTTCCTTTATTTGTGGATCCTTGAATATtcgatcaatcatttcaattagtTCTTCATCCTTGAATCCATAGGTATCGATACGATATCCATATCCTTTTTCGGTGATACGTTGTGCATTATCGAATTGATCCACAAATAATGGCATTACTATCATTGGTTTTCCAAATGACAATGTTTCGGCCACTGTATTGTTGCCACCATGTGTTATGACCAAATCGACAATCGGTAAGATTTCGGTTTGAGGAACATATGGTCCACCCCACATATTATCAGCCAATTGATATTGTTCATGAAAGATACCTTTTGAAACAATATATTTATGGGGTGTTTTTCCAagtatttttatcaattttttcatcaattcaacatCAAATCCGCCCATTGAACCAAGTGATAAATATATAAGTTTATCTCCAGGCttaattttcgttttgaatTCTGTTGGAAGTTCGAATTTTTCTGAAGTTTGCCGGCAATAAGTTTCAATACGAACATAATTATCCGGTAGTTTAGCTAAATCGGTAAAATCTAATTCTTCTGGACAGCCATATATGTTTAAATAAGGTGATGttaataaaaacattttctcGTCCACTTCTGGATAGCCAAACTCtttgttgatcaaattttgagCATAACGATGACTTTCACAGTAAACTTTTTCGAATTTATCGCGAAACTCTTTCCATCCAGTTTGATCATATGTAGGATAACCTGTTGAAtcgaagaaattgaaaaccatgaatttttaatcgatgattataatatcTATCTCACTTACCCGACAATGGTGGCGGAACTTTTGGCGaatcaaacaatgacaatgaattttcaCTGTACAAAAAGATCCAAGGAATTTTTCCATAAGCAATGCATGGCGCCAAACTAAAATGACATAAGTCGGCTATAATCAAATCTGGTTTTAGTTCGTCTATAGCCGCTACCATTTGGGGAAATAATTCTTTAATTTGTAAATGTTTCCGATAACCGATCGAATTTGGAACACGAACATCCATCATTGATCGATATGAATCCAGTTTTTCAATGGATGACCGATGTGAAAAGATGCCAGCTTCCTGCATACGTTCCAAAGTTTCTTGAGCCGATTTCATTGGATGATCATTGTcagcatcatttttttcaatcaaatcctttttttcttcatttgttAATTGGagatgaatttcatttatacCAAACTTCTTAAATGTGCCAACTTCTATGGGtaaggtgaaaaaaaacacctgATGACCACGGTTTGCAAGTGCTTGAGCAAGGCCAATAGCAGCATTAATATGGCCCATGCCTTCAGCAGGCTTGAACAATATTTTCAACGATTTCGGtgacattgtttttttctgacagtgaatgattttttttttgcgaacCGATTTTATACTAGCAATACTTATcaaatatattgataaaaatgacaaaatgatAAGCCATTGAAAATACCCTGATTTGTCTATCATATacattattgataatttttttctgttaccATAGTAACGGATATCAATTCCATAAgctaatcaataaatgataaattttaaacCTTCACAGAACAAATATTAGTGTAATCATCAATCCATATTCGGCTTATCAGGCTTGCATTACATGTAATTCAtgttatttttaatttaaaaaatttgactGAGTTCATTGATGTCCATTTTCGTTCCAGACTGAACAATACGTGTCCAACGGCAATTACAGATAACAAATTAAATAATCATAcgaataatcaatatatggTAAgcaaaatcatttcaaaacaatGTTGGTGTAAATATTGTGGTGTAGTGACCACagtggattattattatcatacatgatacatttcatttaattatagaaaaaaaatttcctttaTCAACCTCACTCTAATATCAATCGGACAATTCCTGATTGGAATCGGCTGACAATATTTACAATTATGTACAAGGAAACTAAACTTTGAATATTATGGGTTGTTCAACAAAGCCATGAATTTCTCAATCAATACAGACAACATATACAAACACTGGCACATACCAGGAAATactaatcattatcaacatcatagaTCATCACATTTTGACACAATCATCGATCCAgaagtgaatgaaaatttcctttggattgaaatcatttagtttttacttttttttttgtttcttccgAAACAAATCGGACAAATGTTTGTATCTCACAGCTTGATATCGATaagccacacacacacacaaacataagACCGTACCGgatttgatttatataaaatagttgatcaatttgaatgttttctAGAAggacattgttgttgaaattgtgATTGGTTACTGTTTATAATCCATgttatgtatttttttttgtctcaatCAATGTGTTCAAtcatcagagaaaaaaaagattaatcGTTTTGATGTGCCGGTGATTGAagattaaagaaaaaataaatttttaaatcaaaaatttgtcaaatttttgattgaatgaaaaaaaacgaattacCGGCgccaatgaaaagaaaaacaaaaacaaccaatGTTGTCTATGTGTTTGTGAACGAATAGTATATACCGAATTATTCCCCAGGAAGTATGATCGATCAATAACATCAACAAGGAAACCTATTGCATCTTGAAACTCGGTTATGATTGACATAAAtgtggcgatgatgatgatgaatagcTCAGAACAAAGATCAACAAGTGGATGATCGAATTTACctcgaaatgaaatgatttcgggaagtaaattttttttttcatgatgacaacaatctGACCGGACGCtcgaaatctttttttctttattattcatttaaataattttcctTTTGTCATCGGTAAACATTTGGTTTAGTTTTTGAGTTAGTGactgatttatttatttatttatttttgatttaatatttttttttgtcaagcACCTACGCTgcctttatcatcatcatcatcatcatcatcaacgaataaTTTGGTCGCAAATTATCATCTCCTCTCCATTTTACCTGCCAAACATTGTCTATATAATCCACTTGAATATTTCACCACTTGTAACCgcatgaacaagaaaaaaaaacaaccacttaaaacaaaaagaaatttgaaaattttaataataatgaaccgaatggatggatcaatttatcagaaaaaaatctcttgtttgtccattcatatatacataattcatcattgtaattttattcgattgataataatattgttcTGGTGGTTATGTCCAGATTGTCCAAACTCACTTACCCGCGAAAATTCGTcgaatttgtgtgtgtgtttttctcTAATTTTCACATCGTTTGttagaaattaaaaattcgaataaaaacCCGACAAGTGAGTCTTGTATgtcattgttatttgttcTACACAAAGCTTTATATTGATTtgtggatgttttttttttttttttttttttttttgatcaaacgTTTTCACACTATTGAGACATCTTCGATCATCTTGACAGACTTTTGTTTAAAcgaacagaagaaaaaaaaataaacgattttttctctcatcatcatcatcatcatcatttgaatttttttttatctcgcCGGGATATTTTCATCTGATTTAGTTGAActcttaaaaaaaagagatgatGAGGAGCAAGGTAAcctgaattttcattttgttttcaatttcattttttacatAATTTCACATGCTTTTTACCCAAAgtgtgatgatgttggtgtgGATCTGTTTctcttttgtttcatttttttaattgttctttttcattgttcgctaccttttttttgcaacacTCCCGATTCATATGGTAAAGATAATTTTTACAATGAATGTTTATGGATTTGTAGATGACCACAAATTTGAGTATAAAATGATCGTTTCATTCGAATGGACAAATCATATTCCGACCAAATCACATTTTGATCGTTTGTCGTCatatttcgtttttcataattgttccatttgccatcatcatcatcatcatcaccatctttgaaaaattttataatgtTGACCAGAAATATGGCCATCACACCATTAAGGTGTTTCATGTCACCAGGTTTATTGTTGCTCACATTGATCGTATTGGAATCATTCCTTTTGTTAAGCTTTCAAGTGAACGAAGCCCAAgcatttaaaaaattgaaagctaaaaaaatcctgaaaaaaatttcaccaaTATTAACATTGTTGACATAtttaaaaacgaaaaagaagaTTATTCCATTGCCTGTACCACTTCCCGTTCCTTTGCCTATCGTCAAAAAGGAACCAACATATCCATGTCCTGAATACGTAAGTTGTGTATAATAACTAATCCAAAATCTAAATTAAGGTTTGATTTTATCACAGGGAGGTGGATATTCGGGCGGTTACGGCGGTGGTGGATTTGGTGGAGGTGGTTACGGCGGTggttttggtggtggtggcggtggaaATTGTAagtgaaaattcatttttatatgtaatatatatgaacaataaaaatgaatttgcaGGCAATTCAGGTGGTGGTTATAACGGAGGGGGTGGGGACATCGGTTATGGTGGCAATAACGGCAATGGTGGATATGGAGGTAATGGTGGATATGGAGGTAATAATGGATATGGgggtaatggtggtggtgaaaatGGCGGctataatggtggtggtaattatattttgttcattgaataaaattttaaagtttcatcatttgattttctgaCACTAGGTGGCGGATATTGAGGCTGAAATTGTGAAAATGATTTCTAAAAAAActacgaaataaaaaacgatGGCTGGATCATCCGTTTCAGATTTTGTTATATGAATCAACTATATATGTTTACTTAAATTGCATCAAATccatatttattatcatgattgcaatctggaaaaaaaacctcagaatttttttttgttttgtttgtttgtttgtgcgCAAGAATTTATTATGCTTATTCGTTACTTCTGTCTtcgttattatcattttcatcactcatcctcatcataatcatcatcatttgttactgtttatcattttttgtttgtttgtttatcgtGCATCCCACCCCTTCCTCATTgctttgaatataaaaaatctcaatgtctttttgtcatcataatatattgctcatcattcattctcattgttctcatttcatttttttaccatcaatttttttctcgatttttatcatcattgtcaaattGTCCAAATATTCTTAATGTCctcatctttatttttccCAACccgattcattttcatcccATTTTTGTATTccattcatcaaatcaatctatgatcaaaacaaaatttctcTTTCCAACCAATATTCCATCCCCATATTGTTTagcttgaaaaaaatagaaaactgTCTAAATCTTTCATTCAACCAAACTCAACCTTCTttgttaacaaaaaaaaaactatatttACGACTTTTTACGATTTCTACCCTTACCCATTCTATTTCTCCTTCCCAATAGTATAGCCATTTCcaagattttcaattttccaaaacacccctcattcattttttttatccaaaacAAGAATTTCTTTTGCCTCTAtcacatcattatttttaatccAAATTGATCTGcgattacattttttttcattggctAAAATAGTCCCAATTTTTGTCCAAATCTCATTCGATTTCCTCAGTTCATTCCCGTGCCATATCATTTATTCCTCTGTTGTTTAtgtatttcttttttttgaaaattttaatatttctttgaattttaaatttatatgatgaatatttcatttttttatatttaaattttagtatatatcatttgattaaagagacgaaaatttaaaaaaaaagtttaaaattAAGTTTCTTATCCTCGATTATAGATGGCGTTAAATCCATCACACACAAACTCTTTTGTTCGaattcaaatcgatttttatgcattcatcatcattgttcttattatcgattgatttatttgataattgttttgtggttttaattcttttgattagaactgatcaaaatgaacaactGAAATGTCCGCTAAGTCATCAAAGTTCGATGAATGATTGACTATCCTCGAAACCCTTATCATTTCTGATTATTGACTTTGTTTATAGTTTGagtgcattttttttattgtttccgTCGTTATTCGACTGTCagatattattgttattataatggcaacagaaaaaaagatgtccATCTACATGTCAGTCATCTACAAACTAGCCAATCggccatttcatttcagttTTAC
This window of the Dermatophagoides farinae isolate YC_2012a chromosome 3, ASM2471394v1, whole genome shotgun sequence genome carries:
- the LOC124494629 gene encoding NDP-glycosyltransferase YjiC, producing the protein MKIFFLSLDAVGHIYACVGLAQALAKRKHSIHFLTNSLFAGKIKQLGFNQIILIDDDNHQKIIADKENEKKDEAHPLEANAANLERLKKTGWLNSKSSYDKILPFNHDSSYDFLRARYEEQRSVHLQIEASIKQEQPDLIIIDRFLVPPCIAYGTIPWASLFSENPLHLYDSPDVPPQSSGYSSNDRTGWEEFREKHRKGFPAGIRYYQNKFNREFGYPETSKDEILRISPYMNIYGYPEELDYKDIAQLPDHYIRLDTFYRETYESFELPKEFESKLLPDDKLVYVSLGSMASIDVDLMKRIVDELSKSPHKFIISMGPGYSKYKLANNMWGKAYLPQTKILPIVDLVITHGGNNTVTETFNHGKPMLVMPLFADQYDNAQRILEKGYGDRINGYLFKRGELCKMIDQILNDQQMIQKCKKAGERICSSDSKQKACEKIELFVERLSFKGALIK
- the LOC124494628 gene encoding NDP-glycosyltransferase YjiC, with the translated sequence MKLKNMSSQPKKILKIFFMPMDGVGHINACVGMAQALAKRGHQIYFLSNPMFAGTYEKHGFKEIVLQSDVKQKMLETTNDEKSDKKAHPIKAFVPMLQKWRESGMLSGKSSFEKLKVFDPEEDHFLGKIYEELKEVHPKIVELIEQEKPDLIIVDHFLVPPCIAYGKTPWAFLFSGNPLFILEHPDLPPITSGYPTNDRSNWVEFREKFSKGFPTGIRNQQNKLNKYFGYPEVSSNQFMFKSPYMNIYGYPEELDYTDLMTLPQNFVRLDAFCRDSPESFELPAEFKAKIKPSDKLIYVSMGSMGSIDVDLMKRLVTELSKSPHKYIFSMGPAHEHYELAENMWGEAFLPQTKILPIVDLVITHGGNNTVTETFNHGKPMLIMPLFADQYDNAQRILEKGYGNRMNGYLFKEGELCQMIDRLLDDKEMQQRCLAAAKRMSASNSKEKACEKIEQIVEQLSSK
- the LOC124494626 gene encoding UDP-glucuronosyltransferase 2B31, giving the protein MSPKSLKILFKPAEGMGHINAAIGLAQALANRGHQVFFFTLPIEVGTFKKFGINEIHLQLTNEEKKDLIEKNDADNDHPMKSAQETLERMQEAGIFSHRSSIEKLDSYRSMMDVRVPNSIGYRKHLQIKELFPQMVAAIDELKPDLIIADLCHFSLAPCIAYGKIPWIFLYSENSLSLFDSPKVPPPLSGYPTYDQTGWKEFRDKFEKVYCESHRYAQNLINKEFGYPEVDEKMFLLTSPYLNIYGCPEELDFTDLAKLPDNYVRIETYCRQTSEKFELPTEFKTKIKPGDKLIYLSLGSMGGFDVELMKKLIKILGKTPHKYIVSKGIFHEQYQLADNMWGGPYVPQTEILPIVDLVITHGGNNTVAETLSFGKPMIVMPLFVDQFDNAQRITEKGYGYRIDTYGFKDEELIEMIDRIFKDPQIKERCEKACERIKNSNSKDKACERIEELAEKLSKTK
- the LOC142597389 gene encoding uncharacterized protein LOC142597389 isoform X3; the protein is MLTRNMAITPLRCFMSPGLLLLTLIVLESFLLLSFQVNEAQAFKKLKAKKILKKISPILTLLTYLKTKKKIIPLPVPLPVPLPIVKKEPTYPCPEYGGGYSGGYGGGGFGGGGYGGGFGGGGGGNCNSGGGYNGGGGDIGYGGNNGNGGYGGNGGYGGNNGYGGNGGGENGGYNGGGGGY
- the LOC142597389 gene encoding uncharacterized protein LOC142597389 isoform X1, encoding MLTRNMAITPLRCFMSPGLLLLTLIVLESFLLLSFQVNEAQAFKKLKAKKILKKISPILTLLTYLKTKKKIIPLPVPLPVPLPIVKKEPTYPCPEYGGGYSGGYGGGGFGGGGYGGGFGGGGGGNCNSGGGYNGGGGDIGYGGNNGNGGYGGNGGYGGNNGYGGNGGGENGGYNGGGY
- the LOC142597389 gene encoding uncharacterized protein LOC142597389 isoform X5 — encoded protein: MLTRNMAITPLRCFMSPGLLLLTLIVLESFLLLSFQVNEAQAFKKLKAKKILKKISPILTLLTYLKTKKKIIPLPVPLPVPLPIVKKEPTYPCPEYGGGYSGGYGGGGFGGGGYGGGFGGGGGGNCNSGGGYNGGGGDIGYGGNNGNGGYGGGGY
- the LOC142597389 gene encoding uncharacterized protein LOC142597389 isoform X4; this translates as MLTRNMAITPLRCFMSPGLLLLTLIVLESFLLLSFQVNEAQAFKKLKAKKILKKISPILTLLTYLKTKKKIIPLPVPLPVPLPIVKKEPTYPCPEYGGGYSGGYGGGGFGGGGYGGGFGGGGGGNCNSGGGYNGGGGDIGYGGNNGNGGYGGNGGYGGGGY
- the LOC142597389 gene encoding uncharacterized protein LOC142597389 isoform X2 → MLTRNMAITPLRCFMSPGLLLLTLIVLESFLLLSFQVNEAQAFKKLKAKKILKKISPILTLLTYLKTKKKIIPLPVPLPVPLPIVKKEPTYPCPEYGGGYSGGYGGGGFGGGGYGGGFGGGGGGNCGGYNGGGGDIGYGGNNGNGGYGGNGGYGGNNGYGGNGGGENGGYNGGGGGY